A window from uncultured Fusobacterium sp. encodes these proteins:
- the deoD gene encoding purine-nucleoside phosphorylase has protein sequence MTPHNNAKIGEIAKYVLMPGDPLRAKFIAETFLKDIKQVNSVRNMLAYTGTYKGKEITVMASGMGMPSIGIYSYELFNVYGVESIIRVGSAGAYVDKLDVYDVVLADSAWSQSTFAHTQNGYESDTTYPDKELNEKIIATAKRLGIPLHVEKIHSSDVFYTEPNVDSYKEHFVKHGCTCVEMESFALFHNAKVLGKKAACLLTISDSFTSHKVTTPEERQTAFTKMMEIALETFVD, from the coding sequence ATGACACCACATAATAATGCAAAAATAGGAGAAATAGCAAAATATGTTTTAATGCCTGGAGATCCATTAAGAGCTAAATTTATTGCTGAGACATTTTTAAAAGATATTAAACAAGTTAACTCAGTAAGAAATATGCTTGCTTATACAGGAACATATAAAGGAAAAGAAATCACTGTTATGGCTTCTGGAATGGGAATGCCATCAATAGGAATTTATTCATATGAATTATTCAATGTTTATGGAGTAGAGAGCATTATTCGTGTAGGATCAGCAGGTGCTTATGTTGATAAATTAGATGTGTATGATGTTGTTTTAGCTGATTCAGCTTGGAGCCAATCAACTTTTGCTCATACTCAAAATGGATATGAAAGTGATACTACTTATCCTGATAAGGAATTAAATGAAAAAATTATAGCAACTGCTAAGAGATTAGGAATTCCTTTACATGTAGAGAAAATTCACTCAAGTGATGTATTTTATACTGAGCCAAATGTAGATAGCTATAAAGAACACTTTGTTAAACATGGATGTACTTGTGTAGAGATGGAAAGTTTTGCTTTATTCCATAATGCTAAAGTTTTAGGTAAAAAAGCAGCTTGTTTATTAACAATTTCAGATTCATTTACTTCTCACAAAGTAACAACTCCAGAAGAGAGACAAACAGCTTTTACTAAAATGATGGAAATAGCTTTAGAAACTTTTGTTGACTAG
- the cdd gene encoding cytidine deaminase → MQIFEQYKDILDRAFEVMEKAYAPYSKYHVGACVKTKDGKYHVGANIENASYGLTNCAERSALFHVYSLGYRQEDIESMALVTRGNTLGSPCGACRQVMVELLKKDTPIVIANTDLKAMVTTIADLLPYSFTSEDLK, encoded by the coding sequence ATGCAAATATTTGAACAATATAAAGATATACTAGATAGAGCTTTTGAAGTAATGGAAAAAGCTTATGCTCCATATTCTAAATATCATGTTGGTGCTTGTGTAAAAACTAAAGATGGAAAGTATCATGTTGGTGCTAATATAGAAAATGCTTCTTATGGACTTACAAATTGTGCAGAGAGAAGTGCTCTGTTTCATGTATATTCTTTAGGATATAGACAGGAAGATATTGAGTCTATGGCATTAGTTACAAGAGGAAATACTTTAGGAAGTCCTTGTGGAGCTTGTAGACAAGTGATGGTAGAACTTCTTAAAAAAGATACACCAATAGTTATAGCCAATACAGATTTAAAAGCTATGGTAACAACAATTGCAGACCTTTTACCATATTCTTTTACGAGTGAAGATTTAAAATAA
- a CDS encoding nucleoside transporter C-terminal domain-containing protein — protein MKGIIILVGIVLLLGLMYLFSSHKKEIKASIVIKAVLVQFIIALFLVKFPFGRIVVSKISDVVTKILSYGFSGLSFVFGSLADPSQATGFIFIIGALGNIIFLSAFVAALFYLGILGAIVKVIGKIVGKILGTTQVESFVAVANMFLGQTESPILVSKYLGKMTQSEIMVVLVSGMGSMSATIIGGYTALGIPMEYLLTASALVPFGSIAISKILLPEVEHAKVIEDVSMDRKGHHENIISAVTEGAVNGIQAVIAIAASLVAFISIVSLLNGVLGSFGMSLEKIFSYIFSPFGFFMGLEGDNIFYAGELLGFKLVLNEFVAFQNLGQRIASLDYRTGLMLSIAMAGFANISSMGICISGISILCPEKRNVLARLAFKAMIGGFSVSLLSAMIVGFITII, from the coding sequence ATGAAAGGAATTATTATTTTAGTAGGTATAGTGTTATTATTAGGTTTAATGTATCTTTTTTCTTCGCATAAAAAAGAGATAAAAGCTTCAATAGTAATTAAAGCCGTTTTAGTTCAATTTATTATTGCTTTATTTTTAGTAAAATTTCCATTTGGTAGAATAGTTGTATCTAAAATATCAGATGTAGTTACAAAAATATTAAGCTATGGATTTAGTGGATTATCTTTTGTTTTTGGTAGTCTTGCTGATCCAAGCCAAGCAACAGGATTTATCTTTATAATAGGAGCTTTAGGAAATATTATATTTCTATCAGCTTTTGTTGCTGCACTTTTCTATTTAGGAATATTAGGAGCTATAGTTAAAGTTATTGGAAAAATAGTTGGAAAAATATTAGGTACTACACAGGTAGAAAGCTTTGTTGCAGTTGCAAATATGTTTTTAGGACAAACTGAAAGTCCTATACTTGTTAGTAAATATTTAGGAAAAATGACACAAAGTGAGATTATGGTTGTTCTAGTATCTGGAATGGGAAGTATGTCTGCTACTATTATAGGAGGATATACAGCTTTAGGTATTCCTATGGAATATTTACTTACTGCTTCAGCATTAGTTCCTTTTGGAAGTATAGCTATTTCAAAAATTCTTTTACCAGAAGTTGAGCATGCTAAAGTTATTGAAGATGTAAGTATGGATAGAAAAGGACACCATGAAAATATCATTTCCGCTGTTACAGAAGGAGCAGTTAATGGTATTCAAGCAGTTATAGCAATAGCAGCTTCATTAGTAGCTTTTATTTCAATAGTTTCACTATTAAATGGAGTATTAGGAAGTTTTGGAATGAGCTTAGAAAAAATCTTCTCATATATCTTTTCACCTTTTGGATTTTTTATGGGATTAGAGGGAGACAATATTTTCTATGCAGGAGAGTTATTAGGATTTAAACTTGTTTTAAATGAATTTGTTGCTTTCCAAAATTTAGGACAACGTATAGCTTCACTTGATTATAGAACAGGGCTTATGTTAAGTATTGCAATGGCTGGATTTGCTAATATTTCAAGTATGGGAATCTGTATATCTGGTATATCAATTCTTTGTCCTGAAAAGAGAAACGTTCTTGCTAGACTTGCTTTTAAAGCTATGATTGGTGGATTTAGTGTAAGCCTTTTAAGTGCAATGATAGTAGGATTTATAACAATTATATAA
- the udp gene encoding uridine phosphorylase produces MKYAEEGLQYHIGLRKGDVGKYVILPGDPKRCEKIARHFDDAKLIADSREYVTYTGYLDGVKVSVTSTGIGGPSASIALEELVKAGADTFLRVGTCGGMQTEIMGGDLVIATGAIRMEGTSKEYAPIEFPAVANLDITNALVQAAKELNKKYHVGIVQCKDAFYGQHEPETKPVDYELINKWNAWIRLGCKASEMESAALFVVGDYLRVRVGSSFLVVANQEREKLGLENPVIHDTEAAIEVTVQAIRNLIKQDKEAGIL; encoded by the coding sequence ATGAAATATGCTGAAGAAGGATTACAATATCATATAGGATTAAGAAAAGGAGATGTTGGTAAATATGTAATTTTACCAGGAGATCCTAAGCGTTGTGAAAAAATAGCTAGACATTTTGATGATGCAAAACTTATAGCTGATAGTAGAGAATATGTAACATATACTGGTTATTTAGATGGAGTAAAAGTTAGTGTAACTTCTACAGGTATAGGAGGACCTTCAGCTTCAATAGCCTTAGAAGAACTTGTAAAAGCTGGGGCAGATACATTTTTAAGAGTTGGAACTTGTGGAGGAATGCAAACTGAAATAATGGGAGGAGATTTAGTAATTGCTACTGGTGCTATTCGTATGGAAGGAACAAGTAAAGAGTATGCTCCAATTGAATTCCCAGCAGTTGCAAATCTTGATATAACAAATGCCTTAGTTCAAGCAGCAAAAGAACTAAATAAGAAATATCATGTAGGAATAGTTCAATGTAAAGATGCTTTCTATGGACAACATGAGCCAGAAACAAAACCAGTAGATTATGAATTAATTAATAAATGGAATGCTTGGATTCGTTTAGGATGTAAAGCTTCTGAAATGGAATCAGCAGCTCTATTTGTAGTTGGAGACTATTTAAGAGTTCGTGTAGGATCTTCTTTCTTAGTTGTAGCAAATCAAGAAAGAGAAAAACTAGGATTAGAAAATCCAGTAATACATGATACTGAAGCAGCAATTGAAGTAACTGTTCAAGCAATTCGTAACCTTATAAAACAAGATAAAGAGGCTGGAATTTTATAA
- a CDS encoding MipA/OmpV family protein, which translates to MKNKLAILGALVVLGQNLIAGEIGIGYGVTTPIYHNDKNSYVLPIINLEYDNFFVTGASRYGLSLGYKLLEEDNYVLSLYGMPFGGYELKNSDMKDGYKGIEDRDTYIMGGAELTYYPGIYNLKTALAAEYGEKGGHFSLKVSRPYQVSSKLTLVPSLNYVYYDSNFMDYYFGIDSNEINNDKIRETYSPNSGHRVEFGILGNYRINDAFSLMGFTGVTKLSSEISDSPIVDNDLIYIFGTGIIYTF; encoded by the coding sequence ATGAAAAATAAATTAGCTATATTAGGGGCTTTAGTTGTTCTTGGACAAAATCTAATTGCTGGTGAAATTGGTATTGGTTATGGAGTTACAACACCTATCTATCATAACGATAAAAATAGTTATGTTCTTCCAATTATAAATTTAGAATATGATAATTTTTTTGTAACTGGAGCTAGTAGATATGGACTTTCTTTAGGATACAAACTTCTTGAAGAAGATAATTATGTTCTATCTCTTTATGGTATGCCTTTTGGAGGATATGAACTTAAAAATAGTGATATGAAAGATGGATATAAAGGAATTGAAGATAGAGATACATATATTATGGGTGGAGCTGAATTGACTTACTATCCTGGAATATATAATCTTAAAACAGCTTTAGCAGCAGAATATGGAGAAAAAGGAGGACATTTTAGTTTAAAAGTTAGTAGACCTTATCAAGTTTCTAGCAAATTAACTTTAGTTCCTTCATTAAATTATGTATACTATGACTCAAATTTTATGGATTATTATTTTGGAATTGATTCTAACGAAATAAATAATGATAAAATAAGAGAAACATACAGTCCAAATAGTGGTCATAGAGTTGAGTTTGGAATTTTAGGAAATTACAGAATAAACGATGCTTTTTCTTTAATGGGATTCACAGGAGTAACAAAACTATCTAGTGAAATTTCAGATTCTCCAATTGTTGATAATGATTTAATTTACATATTTGGTACTGGAATTATCTACACATTTTAA